One part of the Bradyrhizobium sp. CB1650 genome encodes these proteins:
- a CDS encoding acyl-CoA dehydrogenase family protein, with translation MTQPSFATHEVFNQSPPFEDVDLFGADRPLVEAVRANGGAAAEQELSAFGKHWGSAAMAERGRVANENTPKLRTFDSKGNRRDQVEFHPAYHELMAHSAHAGVHNSTWTAAGKPAGDAAEVIRAARFYMASQVETGHLCPITMTRASVAALALQPDLLARVMPVLSTTSYDPAFAPWWEKRGMTLGMGMTEKQGGTDVRANMTRAVRDGNAYRITGHKWFMSAPMCDAFLVLAQADSGLTCFFMPRFAPDGSVNAIQFQRLKDKLGNRSNASSEVEFAGAYAEAVGEEGKGIRTIIQMVQLTRQDCAIASSGLMRSGLAHALHHARHRSVFQKHLADQPLMQAVLSDMALHAEASVALVMRLCRAFDRTPHDPTEAAYMRLLTPAIKYWTCKSAPGFLYEAMECLGGNGYVEEGLLARHYREAPVNAIWEGSGNVMCLDVLRALAREPDAAMAVLQGLAAEAKGLSGAGEAAALIGKTFRRADGERVARLAVERLALLAAAAALNGVSPRHAELFAATRLAADRASMYGAVELEPGDVRGLLERALP, from the coding sequence ATGACCCAGCCGAGCTTTGCAACCCACGAGGTCTTCAACCAGTCGCCGCCCTTCGAGGACGTCGATCTGTTCGGGGCTGACCGTCCTCTGGTCGAGGCGGTGAGGGCCAATGGCGGCGCTGCGGCGGAACAGGAGCTCTCCGCCTTCGGCAAGCATTGGGGCTCGGCGGCAATGGCCGAGCGCGGGCGCGTGGCGAATGAGAACACGCCGAAGCTGCGCACCTTTGATTCAAAAGGCAATCGCCGCGACCAGGTCGAGTTTCATCCCGCCTATCACGAGCTGATGGCGCACAGCGCGCATGCCGGCGTGCACAATTCGACGTGGACCGCGGCTGGAAAGCCCGCAGGCGACGCCGCCGAGGTTATTCGCGCGGCGCGGTTCTATATGGCCTCGCAGGTCGAGACCGGACACCTCTGCCCGATCACCATGACGCGCGCGTCCGTCGCGGCGCTGGCGCTGCAGCCGGATCTGCTGGCGCGCGTGATGCCGGTGCTGTCGACGACAAGCTACGATCCCGCCTTCGCGCCTTGGTGGGAGAAGCGCGGCATGACGCTCGGCATGGGCATGACCGAGAAGCAGGGTGGCACCGACGTCCGCGCCAACATGACCCGCGCGGTGCGCGATGGGAACGCCTATCGTATCACGGGCCACAAATGGTTCATGTCCGCGCCGATGTGCGATGCCTTTCTCGTGCTCGCGCAGGCCGATAGCGGATTGACTTGTTTCTTCATGCCGCGCTTTGCGCCGGACGGATCGGTGAACGCGATCCAGTTCCAGCGCCTGAAGGACAAGCTCGGCAATCGCTCGAATGCCTCATCGGAAGTCGAGTTCGCCGGCGCCTATGCGGAAGCCGTCGGCGAGGAGGGCAAGGGCATCCGCACCATCATCCAGATGGTGCAGCTCACCCGGCAGGATTGCGCGATCGCCTCCAGCGGACTGATGCGCTCGGGGCTCGCGCACGCGCTGCATCACGCGCGTCACCGCAGCGTGTTCCAGAAGCATCTCGCCGATCAGCCGCTGATGCAGGCGGTGCTGTCGGACATGGCCCTCCACGCGGAAGCGAGCGTCGCCTTGGTGATGCGGCTTTGCCGCGCCTTCGATCGCACGCCGCACGATCCGACTGAAGCCGCCTACATGCGGCTGTTGACGCCGGCGATCAAATACTGGACCTGCAAGAGCGCACCAGGCTTCCTCTACGAGGCAATGGAGTGCCTCGGCGGCAATGGCTACGTCGAGGAGGGCCTTTTGGCGCGGCACTATCGCGAGGCGCCGGTCAACGCGATCTGGGAAGGCTCGGGCAATGTGATGTGCCTCGACGTGCTCCGTGCGCTGGCGCGCGAGCCGGATGCGGCGATGGCGGTGCTGCAAGGTCTTGCTGCAGAGGCAAAAGGCCTGTCCGGAGCAGGTGAGGCGGCCGCTTTGATCGGCAAGACGTTTCGCCGCGCGGATGGCGAGCGCGTCGCGCGGCTTGCGGTGGAAAGGCTAGCGCTGCTTGCCGCCGCCGCCGCGCTCAATGGTGTTTCACCCCGCCACGCCGAGCTGTTCGCCGCCACGCGCCTCGCCGCCGACCGCGCCAGCATGTATGGCGCGGTGGAGCTGGAGCCGGGCGACGTCCGCGGCCTACTGGAACGAGCTCTTCCTTGA
- a CDS encoding type II CAAX endopeptidase family protein encodes MDTLNPEHPPLIMMPADDAPRVWKFWGTALWGLLVFVAMFVGQVGAIVLLVALRGHPIDLASIQLVGHEPQALALSVIMGLPATLAAVWLAVRLKRASFVDYLALRWPSWMQLLFGAIGLLLLVLAWETMSRTLGREATPGFMTDLLKSGRDKGAAVLLLLAFSVAAPMSEEVLARGFLYRGWSASFLRAPGAITLSSLVWTVVHLQYDMYFLAEVFTIGVWFGYMRYRSGSLWLTIVLHALNNLTAVVLTMWLGS; translated from the coding sequence ATGGACACCCTCAATCCCGAACACCCGCCACTGATCATGATGCCCGCGGACGACGCGCCGCGCGTCTGGAAATTCTGGGGCACGGCGCTGTGGGGCCTCCTCGTCTTCGTTGCGATGTTCGTTGGCCAGGTCGGGGCGATCGTCCTTCTCGTGGCGCTTCGCGGCCACCCGATCGACCTGGCCTCGATCCAGCTCGTCGGGCACGAGCCGCAGGCGCTCGCGCTGTCGGTGATCATGGGCCTGCCGGCGACGCTGGCGGCGGTATGGCTCGCCGTCCGCCTCAAGCGTGCATCCTTCGTCGACTATCTCGCGCTGCGCTGGCCGTCCTGGATGCAGCTCCTGTTCGGCGCCATCGGTCTGCTCTTGCTGGTGCTGGCCTGGGAGACAATGTCGCGGACGCTAGGCCGCGAGGCAACGCCGGGCTTCATGACTGACCTCCTGAAATCGGGCCGCGACAAAGGAGCCGCAGTGTTGCTTCTGCTCGCCTTCAGCGTAGCGGCGCCGATGTCCGAGGAGGTGCTCGCGCGAGGCTTCCTCTATCGGGGCTGGTCGGCAAGCTTCCTGCGCGCGCCCGGCGCGATCACCCTGTCGTCGCTGGTCTGGACGGTCGTGCATCTGCAGTATGACATGTACTTCCTCGCCGAGGTCTTCACGATCGGCGTGTGGTTCGGCTACATGCGCTATCGCAGTGGCTCGCTATGGCTCACCATCGTGCTGCACGCACTGAACAATCTGACTGCGGTGGTGCTCACGATGTGGCTGGGGAGTTAG
- a CDS encoding AEC family transporter, which produces MTVVIAALLPVFILIVLGVVLKRTLMRLDTQWHGLERLTYFVLFPMLLIQTLVRADLSKVPVAGVGGALLLSVLAMSLICLALRPALARLDIDGPAFSSIFQGATRWQTYVALSVAANMFGEVGLALASVAMVAIIPLVNVFSVAVLAHYAAPEKQSARAIVMTVVRNPLIWACVIGLFINLVHLPLPKIWHDVADALSRSSLAIGLLVTGAGLHLEGLLRPNASAMIGVVFKLVLMPVLALGLAAWFGLSGDSLAIVAICAAVPTSPSAYVLARQMGGDAPLLAQIITLQTILAAVTMPITIALVA; this is translated from the coding sequence ATGACGGTCGTGATCGCGGCGCTTCTGCCGGTCTTCATCCTTATCGTGCTCGGCGTCGTGCTCAAGCGCACCTTGATGCGGCTCGACACGCAATGGCACGGGCTGGAGCGGCTGACCTATTTCGTACTGTTCCCGATGCTCCTGATTCAGACCCTGGTGAGGGCTGACCTCTCCAAGGTGCCGGTCGCCGGCGTCGGCGGCGCGCTGCTGCTGTCGGTGCTCGCGATGTCGCTGATCTGCCTCGCGCTCCGCCCAGCCCTGGCGCGGCTCGATATCGATGGCCCCGCCTTCTCCTCGATCTTCCAGGGCGCGACCCGCTGGCAGACCTATGTGGCGCTCTCCGTCGCCGCCAACATGTTCGGCGAAGTCGGCCTCGCGCTCGCCTCCGTCGCGATGGTCGCAATCATTCCGCTGGTCAACGTGTTCAGCGTCGCCGTGCTCGCGCACTACGCGGCGCCGGAAAAGCAATCCGCGCGCGCCATCGTTATGACGGTGGTGCGCAATCCCCTGATCTGGGCCTGTGTGATCGGGCTCTTCATCAACCTCGTCCACCTGCCGCTGCCAAAAATCTGGCACGATGTCGCCGATGCGCTGAGCCGCTCCTCGCTCGCGATCGGCCTGCTCGTCACCGGCGCCGGCCTGCATCTCGAAGGCCTGCTTCGCCCCAACGCGAGCGCAATGATCGGCGTGGTGTTCAAGCTGGTGCTGATGCCTGTGCTCGCGCTGGGGCTCGCCGCCTGGTTCGGCCTGTCCGGCGACAGCCTCGCGATCGTGGCGATCTGCGCGGCCGTGCCGACCTCGCCCAGCGCCTACGTGCTGGCCCGTCAGATGGGCGGCGATGCGCCGCTATTGGCGCAAATCATCACGCTGCAGACGATTCTGGCGGCGGTGACGATGCCGATCACGATCGCGCTGGTTGCCTAG
- the ruvX gene encoding Holliday junction resolvase RuvX has translation MPAPILSLVDAATHWPARGALIGLDLGTKTIGVAVSDPDRRLATGVETIQRKAFKQDAGRLLAIATERKAAGFVLGLPINMDGSEGPRAQSTRAFARNLAGLTELPIGLWDERLSTAAVERELIGMDVSRAKRAEVIDEHAAIFILQGALDRLANLRAGPGTG, from the coding sequence ATGCCGGCTCCTATCCTGTCCCTGGTCGATGCTGCAACCCACTGGCCCGCGCGCGGCGCGCTGATCGGGCTCGACCTCGGCACCAAGACCATCGGCGTCGCCGTCTCCGATCCGGACCGGCGCCTCGCGACCGGGGTCGAGACCATCCAGCGCAAAGCGTTCAAGCAGGACGCAGGCCGCCTGCTTGCGATCGCGACCGAGCGCAAGGCGGCCGGCTTCGTGCTCGGGCTGCCCATCAACATGGACGGCAGCGAGGGCCCACGCGCGCAATCGACCCGCGCCTTCGCCCGCAACCTCGCCGGCCTCACAGAGCTGCCGATTGGCTTGTGGGACGAACGCCTTTCGACGGCGGCGGTCGAGCGCGAGCTGATCGGCATGGACGTCAGCCGCGCCAAGCGTGCCGAGGTCATCGACGAGCACGCGGCGATCTTCATCCTGCAAGGCGCGCTCGACCGGCTCGCCAACCTGCGCGCAGGCCCGGGGACCGGCTGA
- a CDS encoding LysR family transcriptional regulator produces the protein MELSDIKTFAAVARAGGITRAAEELNTVQSNVTQRIKALEAEIGTPLFERHSRGMTLTAAGKRLLPYAQKMAALSHEAVLAARDDGEPKGPLAIGSMETTAAVRLPPLLADFHRRFPAVRLTLRTATTADLVAAVLDGVLDGAFVAGPIEHADLVAMSAFREELVLVSARRWMSLKELRAGTPDSGPTALVFRTGCTYRQRLEQIFVEFGWPSAARFELGTLDGMIGCVAADMGVTLLPRAVVERSAMIGNVSIHALNPAHARVETLFIRRRSGHQYSALSGFVSCLKADDDVIAA, from the coding sequence ATGGAACTCAGCGATATCAAGACCTTTGCCGCAGTGGCCCGCGCCGGCGGCATCACCCGCGCCGCGGAAGAGCTCAACACCGTGCAGTCGAACGTCACTCAGCGCATCAAGGCGCTGGAAGCCGAGATCGGCACGCCGCTGTTCGAGCGGCACAGCCGCGGCATGACGCTGACCGCCGCCGGCAAACGTCTGTTGCCCTACGCACAGAAGATGGCAGCGTTGTCGCATGAGGCCGTGCTCGCCGCGCGGGACGATGGCGAACCGAAAGGTCCGCTGGCGATCGGCTCGATGGAGACGACCGCTGCCGTACGGCTACCGCCGCTGCTTGCCGATTTCCATCGCCGCTTCCCTGCGGTGAGGCTGACGTTGCGTACCGCGACCACCGCCGACCTCGTCGCCGCCGTCCTCGATGGTGTTCTCGACGGCGCCTTTGTCGCCGGGCCGATCGAGCACGCCGACCTCGTGGCCATGAGTGCGTTCCGCGAGGAGCTCGTGCTGGTCAGCGCGCGACGCTGGATGTCACTGAAGGAGCTGCGGGCCGGCACGCCGGACTCGGGGCCGACGGCGCTGGTGTTCCGCACCGGCTGCACCTATCGCCAGCGGCTGGAGCAGATCTTCGTCGAGTTCGGCTGGCCATCGGCGGCACGCTTCGAACTCGGCACGCTCGACGGCATGATCGGCTGCGTTGCCGCCGATATGGGCGTCACGCTGCTGCCGCGCGCCGTGGTCGAACGCAGTGCGATGATCGGCAATGTGTCGATCCACGCGCTCAACCCGGCGCACGCTCGCGTCGAGACCCTCTTCATCCGGCGCCGCAGCGGACATCAATACAGCGCGCTCAGCGGCTTCGTGTCCTGCCTCAAGGCGGATGACGACGTCATCGCGGCCTGA
- a CDS encoding nitronate monooxygenase family protein: MWPDRRLIDLFKTEFPIVLAPMAGVMDAELVIAAAQGGALGSLPCAMLSAEKAREQVGIIRQRIAAPVNMNFFCHTPVDLTTEADARWKQRLAGYYNEHGLDPTAPINAANRAPFDAAFCEVVEELKPEVVSFHFGLPEAALLKRVKAAGCIVISSATTVREAVWLEQRGVDAVIAQGAEAGGHRGMFLTEKISEQPGTFALVPQVVDAVKVPVIACGGIADGRGIAAAFALGAAGVQIGSAYLRCPESKVTPGGRKALAEARDDSTVITNVMTGRPARGVQNRLIREAGPISPDAPPFPHAATALGPLKAAAEKQGRVDFTNLWAGQAIAMGREVPAAELTRDLAKSAQARLKALAD; this comes from the coding sequence ATGTGGCCTGACCGTCGACTGATCGACCTCTTCAAGACCGAATTCCCGATCGTGCTGGCGCCGATGGCCGGCGTGATGGACGCAGAGCTCGTGATCGCCGCCGCGCAAGGCGGCGCGCTGGGCTCGCTGCCCTGCGCGATGCTGTCGGCGGAGAAGGCGCGGGAGCAGGTCGGCATCATCCGGCAGCGCATCGCTGCGCCGGTCAACATGAACTTCTTCTGCCACACGCCGGTCGATCTCACGACTGAAGCCGATGCACGCTGGAAGCAGCGGCTTGCCGGCTATTACAATGAACACGGCCTCGATCCGACTGCACCGATCAATGCCGCCAACCGAGCGCCGTTCGATGCGGCGTTTTGCGAAGTGGTGGAGGAGCTGAAGCCGGAGGTCGTGAGCTTCCATTTCGGCCTGCCGGAGGCGGCGCTGCTCAAGCGCGTCAAGGCGGCCGGATGCATCGTCATTTCCTCGGCGACCACCGTGAGGGAAGCGGTCTGGCTCGAGCAGCGCGGCGTCGATGCCGTGATCGCGCAAGGCGCGGAGGCGGGCGGTCATCGCGGCATGTTCCTGACGGAGAAGATCAGCGAGCAGCCCGGCACTTTCGCGCTGGTGCCGCAGGTCGTCGACGCCGTGAAGGTGCCGGTCATCGCCTGCGGCGGCATCGCCGATGGACGCGGGATTGCCGCGGCCTTTGCGCTCGGTGCGGCCGGCGTGCAGATCGGCAGCGCCTATCTGCGCTGTCCGGAATCCAAGGTCACCCCCGGCGGCCGCAAGGCGCTCGCTGAGGCGCGCGACGATTCCACGGTCATCACCAATGTGATGACCGGCCGGCCGGCGCGCGGGGTCCAGAACCGCCTGATCCGCGAGGCCGGCCCGATCTCGCCCGATGCGCCGCCGTTTCCCCACGCCGCAACCGCGCTGGGGCCGCTGAAGGCCGCTGCCGAAAAGCAGGGCAGGGTGGATTTTACCAATCTCTGGGCCGGTCAGGCCATTGCCATGGGCCGCGAGGTGCCGGCGGCTGAGCTGACGCGGGATTTGGCCAAATCGGCACAGGCCCGCCTGAAAGCGCTGGCAGACTAG
- the gatC gene encoding Asp-tRNA(Asn)/Glu-tRNA(Gln) amidotransferase subunit GatC — translation MSVDAATVRRIAHLARIAVSDDEVPHLQGELNAILAFVEQLSEVNVEGVEPMTSVTPMQMKKRQDVVNDGEIADDIVANAPATEGHFFLVPKVVE, via the coding sequence ATGTCCGTCGACGCTGCTACCGTCCGCCGCATCGCGCATCTGGCGCGCATCGCGGTTTCCGACGACGAGGTTCCGCACTTGCAGGGCGAGCTCAACGCCATACTCGCCTTTGTGGAGCAGCTCTCGGAAGTCAATGTCGAGGGCGTCGAGCCGATGACCTCGGTGACCCCGATGCAGATGAAGAAGCGTCAGGACGTGGTCAACGACGGCGAGATCGCCGACGATATCGTTGCCAATGCGCCGGCGACCGAAGGTCACTTCTTCCTGGTGCCGAAGGTCGTCGAGTAA
- the gatA gene encoding Asp-tRNA(Asn)/Glu-tRNA(Gln) amidotransferase subunit GatA, which produces MTDLTSLTLAEARKGLADKSFTSLELTDAHLGAMEAARVLNAFVMETPDQARAMAREADNKIAKGDAGPLAGIPLGIKDLFATKGVRTTACSKILGNFVPTYESTITSQLWRDGAVMLGKLNNDEFAMGSSNETSCFGPVGNPWRRDGSNAALVPGGSSGGSASAVAALLCMGATATDTGGSIRQPAAFTATVGIKPTYGRCSRWGIVAFASSLDQAGPIGRSVRDAAMLLRSMAGHDPKDTTSVDIAVPDYEAAIGKSVKGMKIGIPREYRLDGMPAEIEKLWSDGAAWLKAAGAELVEVSLPHTKYALPAYYIVAPAEASSNLARYDGVRYGLREQGRNIIEMYENTRAEGFGAEVKRRVMIGTYVLSAGYYDAYYLRAQKVRTLIKKDFEDCFAKGVDAILTPATPSAAFGIGEKGGADPVEMYLNDIFTVTVNMAGLPGIAVPAGKDAQGLPLGLQLIGRPFDEETLFSLGEVIEQAAGRFTPVRWW; this is translated from the coding sequence ATGACCGATTTGACATCGCTGACGCTCGCCGAGGCCCGCAAGGGTCTCGCCGACAAATCTTTCACGTCGCTGGAATTGACCGACGCGCATCTCGGCGCGATGGAAGCCGCGCGCGTGCTCAACGCCTTCGTCATGGAGACGCCCGACCAGGCGCGCGCCATGGCGCGCGAGGCCGACAACAAGATCGCCAAGGGTGATGCCGGCCCGCTCGCCGGCATTCCGCTCGGCATCAAGGATCTCTTTGCGACCAAGGGCGTGCGCACCACGGCGTGCTCGAAGATCCTCGGAAATTTCGTGCCGACCTATGAGTCCACCATCACCTCGCAGCTCTGGCGCGACGGCGCCGTGATGCTCGGCAAGCTCAACAATGACGAGTTCGCGATGGGCTCGTCGAACGAGACCTCCTGCTTCGGTCCCGTCGGCAATCCGTGGCGGCGCGATGGCTCCAACGCCGCGCTGGTGCCAGGCGGCTCGTCCGGCGGCTCGGCCTCGGCGGTGGCCGCGCTGCTCTGCATGGGCGCGACCGCGACCGACACCGGCGGCTCGATCCGCCAGCCGGCGGCCTTCACCGCGACCGTCGGCATCAAGCCGACCTATGGCCGCTGCTCGCGCTGGGGCATCGTCGCCTTTGCCTCGTCGCTCGATCAGGCCGGTCCCATCGGGCGCAGCGTGCGCGATGCCGCGATGCTGCTGCGCTCGATGGCCGGTCACGACCCGAAGGACACGACCTCGGTCGATATCGCGGTGCCGGACTACGAGGCTGCGATCGGCAAGTCCGTGAAGGGCATGAAGATCGGTATCCCCAGGGAGTATCGGCTCGACGGCATGCCGGCCGAGATCGAGAAGCTCTGGAGTGACGGCGCGGCCTGGCTGAAGGCAGCCGGCGCCGAGCTCGTCGAAGTGTCACTGCCGCACACCAAATACGCGCTGCCGGCCTACTACATCGTGGCGCCGGCCGAGGCCTCCTCCAACCTCGCGCGGTATGACGGCGTGCGCTACGGCCTGCGCGAGCAGGGCAGGAACATCATCGAGATGTACGAGAACACCCGCGCCGAGGGCTTTGGCGCCGAGGTGAAGCGGCGCGTCATGATCGGCACCTACGTGCTGTCGGCCGGCTACTACGACGCCTATTACCTGCGCGCGCAAAAAGTGCGCACGCTGATCAAGAAGGACTTCGAGGACTGCTTCGCCAAGGGTGTCGACGCGATCCTCACCCCGGCAACGCCCTCGGCCGCCTTCGGCATCGGCGAGAAGGGCGGCGCCGATCCGGTCGAGATGTACCTGAACGACATCTTCACGGTCACCGTGAACATGGCGGGGCTTCCCGGCATCGCCGTGCCCGCGGGCAAGGATGCGCAAGGTTTGCCGCTCGGTCTGCAGCTCATCGGCCGTCCCTTCGATGAGGAGACGCTGTTCTCGCTCGGCGAGGTGATCGAGCAGGCCGCCGGCCGCTTCACGCCCGTGAGGTGGTGGTGA
- the gatB gene encoding Asp-tRNA(Asn)/Glu-tRNA(Gln) amidotransferase subunit GatB, translated as MSTATHKLLKGATGDWEMVIGMEIHAQVTSNSKLFSSASTAFGGEPNTHVSLVDAAMPGMLPVINEECVRQAVRTGLGLNAKINLRSVFDRKNYFYPDSPQGYQISQYKSPIVGEGEVVVELDGGKTATIGIERLHLEQDAGKLLHDQSPTMSYVDLNRCGVALMEIVSKPDIRDAEQAKAYVTKLRSILRYLGTCDGDMEKGNLRADVNVSVRKPGGPLGTRCEIKNMNSINFIGQAIEYEARRQIEILEDGGEIEQETRLYDPNKGETRSMRSKEEAHDYRYFPDPDLLPLEFSQRFVDELKAELPELPDQKKARFISEFGIPPYAAGVIVSEPQLAKYFEDMVASSGDPKIAANWLINEHLGRLNKEGLSIENSPIEASANGAIVTLIHRQVISGKIAKEIYEITWSTNVDPSAPKKIHTLSDVEHLVESRGMKQVTDLSAIEKVVDDIIAANPDKVAQVKDKPQALGWFVGQVMKSSGGKANPQAVNDLLRSKLGV; from the coding sequence ATGAGCACGGCCACGCACAAGCTTCTCAAAGGCGCCACCGGCGACTGGGAGATGGTCATCGGCATGGAGATCCATGCCCAGGTGACGTCGAACTCAAAACTGTTCTCGAGCGCCTCCACCGCGTTCGGCGGCGAGCCGAACACGCACGTCTCCCTCGTCGACGCGGCGATGCCGGGCATGTTGCCTGTCATCAACGAGGAATGCGTCAGGCAGGCTGTCCGGACCGGGCTTGGTCTGAACGCGAAGATCAATCTCCGCTCGGTGTTCGATCGCAAGAACTATTTCTATCCGGACTCGCCGCAGGGCTACCAGATCAGCCAGTACAAGTCGCCGATCGTCGGCGAGGGCGAGGTCGTTGTCGAACTGGACGGCGGCAAGACCGCGACCATCGGGATCGAGCGGCTGCATCTGGAGCAGGATGCCGGCAAGTTGCTGCACGACCAGTCGCCGACCATGTCCTATGTCGACCTCAACCGCTGCGGCGTGGCGCTGATGGAGATCGTCTCCAAGCCGGACATTCGCGATGCCGAGCAGGCCAAGGCCTATGTGACCAAGCTGCGCTCGATCCTACGCTATCTCGGCACCTGCGACGGCGACATGGAGAAGGGCAACCTGCGCGCCGACGTCAACGTCTCGGTGCGCAAGCCCGGCGGGCCGCTCGGCACCCGCTGCGAGATCAAGAACATGAACTCGATCAACTTCATCGGCCAGGCGATCGAGTACGAGGCGCGGCGCCAGATCGAGATCCTCGAGGATGGCGGTGAGATCGAGCAGGAGACGCGGCTCTACGACCCCAACAAGGGCGAGACCCGCTCGATGCGGTCCAAGGAAGAGGCGCACGACTACCGCTACTTCCCCGATCCTGATCTCTTGCCGCTCGAGTTCTCGCAGCGCTTCGTCGACGAGCTGAAGGCGGAGCTTCCCGAACTGCCGGACCAGAAGAAGGCCAGGTTTATCAGCGAGTTCGGCATTCCGCCTTACGCCGCTGGTGTGATCGTGAGCGAACCGCAGCTAGCGAAATACTTCGAAGACATGGTCGCTAGCAGCGGCGATCCCAAGATTGCTGCAAACTGGCTCATCAACGAGCATCTGGGAAGGCTGAACAAGGAAGGCCTTTCGATCGAGAACAGCCCGATCGAAGCTTCGGCGAATGGTGCGATCGTCACGTTGATCCACAGGCAGGTGATTTCCGGCAAGATCGCCAAGGAGATCTATGAGATCACCTGGAGCACAAACGTCGATCCCTCGGCACCGAAGAAGATCCACACGCTCAGCGACGTTGAGCACCTCGTAGAATCCCGGGGCATGAAGCAGGTGACCGATCTCTCGGCGATCGAGAAGGTGGTCGACGACATCATCGCGGCCAATCCCGACAAGGTCGCGCAGGTGAAAGACAAGCCGCAGGCGCTCGGCTGGTTCGTCGGCCAGGTGATGAAGTCGTCGGGCGGCAAGGCCAATCCCCAAGCCGTCAATGATCTGCTAAGGTCCAAGCTCGGGGTCTGA